The Manihot esculenta cultivar AM560-2 chromosome 11, M.esculenta_v8, whole genome shotgun sequence genome includes a region encoding these proteins:
- the LOC110626787 gene encoding transcription initiation factor TFIID subunit 14b encodes MSRAEDTEKKIKKLKDVEISVPIVYGNISFWLGKKANEYQSHKWTVYVRGATNEDLGVVIKRAVFQLHSSFNNPTRVVESPPFELSEAGWGEFEIAITLYFQSDVCDKPMNLYHHLKLYPEDESGPMSTKKPVVVESYDEIVFPEPSEGFFARVQSHPAVTLPRLPAGFTLPPVPVEDASKRKRGDTKDHPLSQWFMNFSEADELLQLAAARQQVQAHIAKLRRQISLIDGQHQQLKSTSDQ; translated from the exons ATTAAGAAGCTCAAAGACGTTGAGATTAGCGTTCCAATTGTTTATGGCAATATCTCATTCTGGCTTGGTAAAAAAGCAAATGA GTATCAGTCACATAAATGGACTGTGTATGTACGTGGGGCCACAAACGAGGATCTTGGTGTGGTGATAAAGCGAGCTGTTTTTCAGCTGCATTCCAGTTTCAATAATCCAACAAGGGTCGTTGAATCACCACCTTTTGAGTTATCAGAAGCAGGGTGGGGTGAATTTGAGATTGCAATCACTCTGTATTTCCAGAGTGATGTGTGTGATAAACCCATGAACTT ATATCATCATCTGAAGTTGTACCCAGAGGATGAATCTGGTCCCATGTCAACAAAGAAGCCTGTTGTTGTGGAATCATATGATGAGATTGTGTTCCCTGAGCCTTCTGAGGGCTTCTTCGCTCGTGTGCAGAGTCATCCTGCTGTAACCTTACCCAGATTACCTGCTGGTTTTACTTTACCTCCTG TACCTGTCGAGGATGCAAGTAAAAGGAAGAGAGGTGATACTAAAGATCATCCTCTAAGCCAGTGGTTCATGAATTTCTCTGAAGCAGATGAACTGTTACAACTTGCAGCAGCTCGTCAGCAG GTGCAAGCTCATATTGCAAAACTCAGACGGCAGATAAGCTTGATAGATGGACAGCATCAGCAGTTGAAATCTACCTCTGACCAGTGA
- the LOC110626164 gene encoding auxin-responsive protein SAUR50 produces MAIRKSTKLTQTAVLKQILKRCSSLGKKHGYDDDGLPLDVPKGHFAVYVGENRSRYVVPISLLTHPEFQCLLRQAEEEFGFDHDMGITIPCEEVVFRSLTSSLR; encoded by the coding sequence ATGGCCATCAGGAAATCtaccaaactcactcaaacagCAGTTCTCAAGCAAATTCTCAAGAGGTGTTCAAGCTTAGGCAAGAAACATGGCTACGATGATGATGGCCTCCCTCTTGACGTACCAAAAGGACACTTTGCTGTTTATGTTGGTGAAAACAGAAGCAGATATGTAGTTCCCATCTCCTTGTTGACTCACCCAGAATTCCAATGCTTACTTCGACAAGCAGAAGAAGAATTTGGATTTGATCACGATATGGGTATCACCATTCCTTGTGAAGAAGTTGTTTTTCGCTCTCTAACATCATCACTCAGATAA